In Sulfitobacter albidus, the following proteins share a genomic window:
- a CDS encoding MarR family winged helix-turn-helix transcriptional regulator, with translation MADDRNTLAILLFSEILGTDQILRNRLSKVLPKGMEISHFSVLNHLAWRGVERSPAQLAETFHVTRGAMTNTLNKLEWAGYIHVRPDWDDARRKMVAISPAGRQARESALSSITPMITQVVDELGEETVRATLPALRELRRQMTKDS, from the coding sequence ATGGCCGACGACCGAAATACCCTCGCGATACTACTGTTCAGCGAGATCCTCGGCACGGATCAGATCCTGCGCAACCGGTTGAGCAAGGTGCTGCCCAAGGGAATGGAAATTTCGCATTTCTCGGTGCTCAACCACCTTGCATGGCGCGGGGTGGAACGCTCCCCGGCGCAGCTGGCAGAGACGTTTCACGTCACGCGCGGTGCGATGACCAACACGCTCAATAAACTCGAATGGGCGGGCTATATCCACGTGCGCCCCGATTGGGACGATGCACGCCGCAAGATGGTCGCGATCAGCCCGGCGGGCCGTCAGGCGCGCGAATCCGCGCTGAGTTCGATCACGCCGATGATCACGCAGGTCGTCGATGAGCTGGGCGAAGAAACGGTGCGCGCCACGCTCCCGGCGCTGCGCGAGCTTCGACGCCAGATGACAAAGGACAGCTAG
- the ubiG gene encoding bifunctional 2-polyprenyl-6-hydroxyphenol methylase/3-demethylubiquinol 3-O-methyltransferase UbiG: MQASQSTVDTGEVAKFEAMAAEWWDPNGKFKPLHMLNPCRLDYITNQIAGEFGRDLTAPAPFEGLRILDIGCGGGLLSEPMARLGATVVGADAAAGNIPVAQVHARQSGLDIDYRHTTAEALAEAGEQFDVVLNMEVVEHVASPISYLTACQRLLKSGGLHICSTLNRNPKSYVVAIIGAEHVMRWLPKGTHEWSKFITPDELFALLEEAGLEPVDRKGFVFNPVTWTWRLSARDLSVNYVTASLKR, encoded by the coding sequence ATGCAAGCGTCTCAAAGCACGGTCGATACCGGTGAAGTGGCCAAGTTCGAGGCGATGGCCGCAGAGTGGTGGGACCCCAACGGAAAATTCAAACCGCTGCACATGCTTAACCCCTGCCGTCTGGATTATATCACCAACCAGATTGCCGGAGAATTCGGGCGCGACCTGACTGCGCCCGCGCCGTTTGAAGGGTTGCGCATCCTCGACATTGGCTGCGGGGGCGGATTGCTGTCAGAGCCCATGGCGCGGCTGGGTGCCACCGTGGTGGGCGCAGATGCGGCGGCGGGCAATATCCCTGTGGCGCAGGTGCACGCGCGGCAATCGGGCTTGGACATCGACTATCGCCACACCACCGCCGAGGCGCTGGCCGAGGCGGGTGAGCAATTTGATGTGGTGTTGAATATGGAAGTGGTGGAACACGTCGCCTCCCCGATCTCGTATCTAACCGCGTGCCAGCGGTTGCTGAAATCCGGCGGCTTGCACATTTGCTCAACGCTCAACCGCAATCCAAAAAGCTATGTCGTGGCGATTATCGGGGCGGAGCATGTGATGCGCTGGTTGCCCAAGGGCACGCATGAATGGTCGAAATTCATCACGCCGGACGAGCTGTTTGCGCTGCTGGAGGAAGCGGGTCTGGAGCCTGTGGATCGCAAGGGATTCGTGTTCAATCCGGTGACCTGGACCTGGCGGCTGTCGGCGCGGGATTTAAGTGTGAACTACGTCACCGCCAGCCTGAAGCGCTAG
- a CDS encoding ABC transporter substrate-binding protein: protein MSRRPLDRRALFASGAAAALLAATGVSAGPLPARGGHLRLAVSGAARDDSWTQGEGLFMRLARVGLIYETLTEIAADGTLRPDLATAWRSADAGRRWRFDLRRDAVFHDGAPFTAKDAAASLAAIGTARATGRFGVEVTLDRPDPALPFSLATLPMRPAHAPDAGIGTGLYTLRRFTPGQQLIADRTATHRKDGAAGWFDTVELVSIPAAPVRAQAVAEYLVDGADIDDATPLTGFDDIALFDGHAIARSIALPPVTGTTAPFDDLRAPLRWWLA, encoded by the coding sequence ATGAGCCGCCGTCCCCTTGACCGACGCGCGCTGTTCGCCAGCGGTGCCGCCGCCGCCCTGCTGGCGGCTACGGGCGTCAGCGCCGGGCCGCTGCCCGCGCGCGGTGGGCACCTGCGGTTGGCGGTGTCGGGGGCAGCGCGCGACGATAGCTGGACGCAGGGGGAGGGGCTGTTCATGCGGCTCGCCCGCGTCGGCCTGATCTACGAGACGCTGACTGAAATCGCCGCCGACGGCACCCTGCGCCCCGATCTTGCGACCGCGTGGCGAAGTGCCGATGCCGGTCGCCGCTGGCGCTTTGACCTGCGCCGGGATGCGGTTTTTCACGACGGCGCGCCCTTCACCGCAAAGGATGCCGCCGCCAGCCTTGCCGCGATAGGCACAGCCCGCGCGACGGGCCGCTTTGGCGTTGAGGTCACGCTCGACCGGCCCGACCCCGCACTGCCTTTCTCCCTTGCCACCCTCCCGATGCGCCCGGCCCACGCGCCGGATGCGGGCATCGGCACGGGGCTTTATACCCTGCGGCGTTTCACCCCCGGCCAGCAGCTGATCGCGGACCGTACCGCGACCCACCGCAAGGATGGCGCGGCGGGCTGGTTCGACACGGTCGAGCTCGTCTCGATCCCCGCCGCCCCCGTGCGCGCGCAGGCCGTGGCCGAATACCTCGTGGACGGCGCAGACATCGACGACGCCACACCGCTTACCGGTTTCGACGATATCGCGCTGTTTGACGGCCACGCCATCGCGCGCTCCATCGCCCTGCCTCCCGTCACCGGCACCACAGCGCCCTTCGACGACCTGCGCGCGCCCCTACGCTGGTGGCTGGCCTAG
- the rimP gene encoding ribosome maturation factor RimP — MTNDLIAKAAIDQRLAEIVTPVIEDMGFELVRIRLMSGKTTTLQIMADRPDGGIEVDECAQISTAVGAVLDVEDPILDEYALEVSSPGIDRPLTRLKDFDAFEGYEAKIETTELIDGRRRFKGELAGIEGDEVLINVEEGTVGLKFDWLSDAKLVLTDELIKEMLRQRKEAGVIDEETFDEIAEDDGEGED, encoded by the coding sequence ATGACCAACGACCTGATCGCCAAAGCAGCCATCGACCAGCGCCTCGCCGAGATCGTTACCCCGGTGATCGAGGATATGGGGTTTGAGCTGGTGCGCATCCGGCTGATGTCGGGCAAGACCACGACGCTGCAAATCATGGCCGACCGCCCCGATGGCGGGATCGAGGTCGATGAATGTGCGCAGATCTCCACCGCCGTGGGCGCCGTTCTGGATGTCGAGGATCCGATCCTCGATGAATACGCGCTCGAAGTGTCGAGCCCCGGCATCGACCGCCCGCTCACACGGCTCAAGGATTTTGACGCCTTCGAAGGCTACGAGGCCAAGATCGAGACGACCGAGCTGATCGACGGTCGCCGCCGCTTCAAGGGGGAGCTGGCGGGCATCGAGGGCGACGAGGTGCTCATCAACGTCGAAGAGGGCACTGTGGGTTTGAAATTCGACTGGCTGTCGGACGCCAAACTGGTGCTCACCGACGAGCTGATCAAGGAAATGCTGCGCCAGCGCAAGGAAGCTGGCGTGATCGACGAAGAAACCTTTGACGAAATTGCCGAAGATGACGGCGAGGGAGAAGACTGA